In one Carettochelys insculpta isolate YL-2023 chromosome 6, ASM3395843v1, whole genome shotgun sequence genomic region, the following are encoded:
- the LOC142015143 gene encoding LOW QUALITY PROTEIN: membrane-spanning 4-domains subfamily A member 15-like (The sequence of the model RefSeq protein was modified relative to this genomic sequence to represent the inferred CDS: inserted 1 base in 1 codon): MGAPGSIPERPARLVRAPPGVRREAPDAASAPAAADPAGLGARXPGEPMPGEGTVRLGRRAAMYTAETLPKGKNRVMGTIQIMMGFMHIGFGIVLTTITNVYTSVFVIGEIPFLGGVSFIISGCLSIGAEKSPTECAVKGSQTMNVISAIFALLGIVAFIIDLNINGLYHSNFDYYNYLIMAGNGISIVLLIFTILEFCIAVATALFWCRATRVGSNEAMLIVPNTIRADLIVPTAELPRPPTYNDVVYDPNDQSE, translated from the exons ATGG GAGCGCCCGGCTCCATCCCAGAGCGGCCGGCTCGGCTGGTTCGGGCTCCGCCGGGCGTGCGGCGGGAGGCGCCGGATGCGGCTTCGGCTCCGGCAGCCGCGGACCCCGCAGGGCTGGGAGCGC AGCCGGGGGAGCCCATGCCGGGGGAGGGGACCGTGCGGCTGGGGAGACGCGCCGCGATGTACACGGCGGAGACGCTCCCCAAGGGGAAGAACCGAGTGAtgggg ACCATCCAGATCATGATGGGCTTCATGCACATTGGCTTCGGGATTGTCCTGACCACCATCACCAATGTTTACACCTCGGTCTTTGTGATTGGCGAGATCCCCTTCCTAGGAGGAGTGTCT TTCATCATTTCCGGCTGTCTCTCTATCGGAGCCGAGAAGAGCCCGACCGAATGTGCG GTGAAGGGAAGCCAGACCATGAATGTCATCAGTGCTATCTTTGCATTGCTCGGGATAGTGGCTTTTATAATAGACCTGAATATAAATGGACTGTACCACTCTAACTTTGACTACTACAACTACCTAATAATG GCTGGGAATGGCATCTCCATTGTGCTGCTGATCTTCACCATCCTGGAGTTCTGCATTGCCGTCGCCACTGCACTCTTCTGGTGCCGGGCAACCCGCGTTGGCTCCAACGAG GCCATGCTTATTGTGCCCAACACCATCCGGGCAGATCTCATAGTGCCCACTGCAGAACTGCCTCGTCCGCCAACTTACAATGACGTGGTCTATGATCCAAATGACCAGTCTGAGTAG
- the LOC142015144 gene encoding LOW QUALITY PROTEIN: B-lymphocyte antigen CD20-like (The sequence of the model RefSeq protein was modified relative to this genomic sequence to represent the inferred CDS: deleted 1 base in 1 codon; substituted 1 base at 1 genomic stop codon), translating into MAFPGAVASNVTLLMPPCSLEETPKKFPRKNEALGAIQIIIALVHLGLGGIMFFSSEESAPLCMASWYPFWGAGLFIISGSLSAAAATNITDGLESGSNMLNVFSFLASLAGGIMVGIDLINISIPNKYKLSIPILEKIRLLSFVLPLHCEGNPIPWDYCQSIRSYNTGILALMLIFSVIQSIVSKAAVSADSDKETSQDHKAEQVFPLLSPPHPQLSSGTRPPQQXSITSIQEQTPRSFY; encoded by the exons ATGGCCTttcctggggctgtggccagcaaTGTGACCCTGCTCATGCCTCCGTGCAGCCTTGAGGAGACTCCGAAGAAATTCCCAAGAAAGAACGAGGCCTTAGGG GCCATACAGATCATCATCGCCCTGGTACACCTTGGCCTAGGGGGCATCATGTTCTTCTCCTCAGAAGAATCTGCC CCCCTGTGCATGGCTTCGTGGTACCCATTCTGGGGAGCAGGACTG TTCATCATTTCTGGATCCCTCTCAGCTGCAGCTGCAACAAATATCACAGACGGTCTG GAGTCAGGCAGCAATATGCTGAATGTCTTCAGCTTCCTTGCCTCACTAGCTGGAGGAATAATGGTGGGCATTGACCTGATTAACATCTCCATTCCAAACAAGTATAAACTTTCCATCCCAATTTTGGAAAAAATCAGGTTACTCAGCTTCGTTCTCCCTCTTCACTGTGAAGGAAACCCCATCCCTTGGGACTACTGTCAGAGCATCAGGTCTTACAATACA GGCATTCTGGCCTTGATGCTGATCTTCTCTGTAATCCAGAGCATCGTTTCTAAAGCGGCTGTCTCCGCCGACTCG GATAAAGAGACGTCACAAGATCACAAGGCAGAGCAAGTGTTTCCCTTGCTGTCACCTCCGCACCCCCAGCTCAGCAGTGGAACCAGGCCTCCGCAGCAGTAGTCAATCACCAGCATCCAAGAACAAACTCCACGAAGCTTTTATTGA
- the LOC142015145 gene encoding membrane-spanning 4-domains subfamily A member 4A-like: MHCREQLLGSSAWARTRVESAMSEVGLQLPRFLQGQPRISGALLLLVGLLQVAFGVLLAIAPCVYRDELLVHFYSAVLLLLAGIITLAADRTPSLGLVKAGLVLYIISSVVVGVTNLFYLVDLVYDPRNRYISCSSSGRLHCMRLYQVSHYCTGMRAIVLSLTSLGFFVSVSLAAFACKAVCRQDSADAVPVAAQRNPPASHEAATGPETVVSEGPVVTLVFDLPQEVYRGHLLLI, translated from the exons ATGCACTgccgggagcagctgctgggaagCTCAG CGTGGGCTAGAACAAGAGTGGAATCTGCAATGTCAGaagtggggctccagctgccgcgGTTCCTCCAGGGGCAGCCCAGAATTTCAGGG gccctcctgctgctggtggggctgctgcaggtggccTTTGGTGTGCTCTTGGCCATCGCCCCCTGCGTCTATAGGGATGAGCTGCTCGTCCACTTCTACTCAGCAGTGCTG TTGCTCTTGGCTGGCATCATCACTCTGGCTGCAGACAGaacccccagcctgggcctg GTGAAAGCCGGCCTGGTCCTCTACATCATCTCCTCGGTCGTGGTGGGCGTGACCAACTTATTCTACCTGGTGGATCTGGTGTATGATCCCCGGAACCGCTACATCTCTTGTTCTTCCAGTGGCAGGTTGCACTGCATGCGGCTGTACCAGGTCTCG CACTATTGCACAGGCATGCGGGCCATCGTCCTGAGCCTCACCTCCCTGGGGTTCTTCGTTTCCGTTTCCCTGGCAGCCTTCGCGTGCAAAGCGGTGTGTCGCCAGGACTCTGCGGATGCCGTG CCTGTCGCAGCCCAGAGGAACCCGCCTGCTTCCCACGAGGCTGCCACGGGGCCCGAGACTGTGGTGTCAGAGGGACCCGTGGT AACCCTGGTATTTGATCTTCCACAGGAAGTCTACCGGGGCCATCTGCTCCTCATTTGA